Proteins from one Clupea harengus chromosome 17, Ch_v2.0.2, whole genome shotgun sequence genomic window:
- the pdk3a gene encoding pyruvate dehydrogenase (acetyl-transferring) kinase isozyme 3, mitochondrial, producing MRLFTFLLKNTTPKIEFYSRFSPSPLSIKQFLEFGRDNACEKTSYMFLRKELPVRLANTMREVNLLPDKLLSQPSVKLVQKWYMQSFFDLLEYENRKPEDPQALHDFLEILIEIRNRHNDVVPTMAQGVIEYKEKFGFDPFVSSNIQYFLDRFYTNRISFRMLINQHTLLFGNDTNPAHPKHIGSIDPTCNVADVVKDAYETAKMLCEQFYLAAPGLKIEEFNAKAPGTSIHAVYVPSHLFHMLFELFKNSMRATVETHEDSKGELPPVKAKVTLGNEDLSIKISDRGGGVPLRKIDRLFNYMYSTAPTPSLDPGARVVPLAGFGYGLPISRLYARYFQGDLKLYSMEGVGTDAVIYLKALSSESFERLPVFNKSAWRHYQTGPGADDWSNPSREPRDTSKFKAKR from the exons ATGAGGTTATTCACGTTTCTTTTGAAAAACACAACGCCAAAAATTGAGTTTTATTCAAGATTTTCACCGTCCCCCCTTTCCATCAAACAGTTTCTGGAATTTG GGAGGGATAATGCCTGTGAGAAAACCTCGTATATGTTCCTGCGGAAGGAGCTGCCAGTCCGACTGGCCAACACCATGAGAGAGGTCAACCTGCTGCCTGACAAGTTGCTCAGCCAGCCGTCAGTCAAACTGGTGCAGAAGTG GTACATGCAAAGCTTTTTCGATCTGCTGGAGTATGAGAACAGGAAGCCAGAGGATCCACAAGCCCTGCATGA TTTCTTGGAGATTCTCATCGAGATCCGGAACCGACACAATGACGTGGTTCCCACCATGGCCCAGGGGGTGATTGAGTACAAGGAGAAGTTTGGGTTTGACCCTTTTGTCAGCAGCAACATTCAGTACTTCCTGGATCGGTTCTATACTAACCGAATCTCCTTTCGCATGCTCATCAACCAACACA CGCTCCTGTTTGGGAACGACACGAACCCTGCTCACCCCAAACACATTGGCAGCATCGACCCTACTTGCAATGTAGCTGATGTAGTAAAAG ATGCCTATGAAACCGCCAAGATGCTATGTGAACAATTCTATCTAGCGGCCCCTGGACTTAAAATAGAAGAATTTAATG CCAAGGCCCCAGGGACATCCATTCACGCTGTGTACGTGCCATCTCATCTGTTCCACATGCTCTTCGAACTGTTTAAG AACTCCATGAGGGCCACAGTGGAGACGCATGAGGACAGTAAGGGGGAACTCCCTCCTGTGAAGGCTAAAGTTACACTGGGGAATGAGGACCTGTCCATCAAG ATCAGTGACCGCGGTGGAGGCGTCCCACTGAGGAAGATCGACCGCCTTTTCAACTACATGTACTCCACTGCGCCCACCCCCAGCCTGGACCCCGGAGCCCGTGTTGTGCCACTG GCGGGCTTTGGCTACGGCTTACCTATATCCAGACTGTATGCACGCTATTTTCAAGGGGACCTGAAGCTGTACTCCATGGAGGGAGTGGGAACAGATGCTGTAATTTACCTGAAG GCCCTGTCCAGTGAGTCATTCGAGCGCCTGCCTGTCTTCAACAAATCCGCCTGGCGACACTACCAAACTGGCCCCGGGGCGGACGACTGGAGCAACCCCAGCAGAGAACCACGTGATACCTCCAAGTTCAAGGCCAAAAGATAA
- the pcyt1ba gene encoding choline-phosphate cytidylyltransferase B isoform X2 yields the protein MVGRRRPRTSSKTLTEPAIFAKETSCECRAPHERLTTKQARHATPVDRPVRVYADGIFDLFHSGHARALMQAKNLFPNSYLIVGVCSDELTHKYKGFTVMTEDERYEALRHCRYVDEVVRDAPWSLSPEFLEKHKIDFVAHDDIPYSSAGSEDVYKHIKEAGMFVPTQRTEGISTSDLITRIVRDYDVYARRNLQRGYTAKELNVSYINEKKYRLQNQVDRMKEKVRTVEEKSKHFVYKVEEKSADLIQKWEEKSREFIGNFLELFGPDGTWKQMFQERSGRMIQALSPSGSPRGSPSGSPHGSPSSSPPRELSPLRSPSPPSHWAHSHARASSPPSPKAASASISSMSEGDEDEK from the exons ATGGTGGGAAGGAGACGCCCAAGAACATCTAGCAAG aCTCTCACAGAGCCGGCTATATTCGCAAAGGAGACCAGCTGTGAGTGTCGTGCCCCTCACGAGAGACTGACCACCAAGCAGGCCAGGCATGCCACACCTG TGGACCGTCCGGTGCGGGTCTATGCAGATGGCATCTTTGACCTGTTCCACTCCGGTCACGCTCGTGCTCTGATGCAGGCCAAGAACCTCTTCCCTAACTCATACCTAATAGTAGGAG TGTGCAGTGATGAGCTCACTCATAAGTATAAGGGCTTCACGGTGATGACGGAGGACGAACGCTACGAGGCGCTGAGGCACTGCCGCTATGTGGACGAGGTGGTGCGAGACGCTCCGTGGAGCCTCAGCCCAGAGTTCCTGGAGAAACACAAG ATTGACTTTGTGGCTCATGATGACATCCCATACTCTTCAGCAGGAAGTGAGGATGTGTACAAGCACATCAAAGAGGCCG GTATGTTTGTGCCCACCCAGAGGACAGAAGGCATTTCCACCTCTGACCTGATCACGCGTATTGTGCGGGACTATGATGTCTATGCCAGGAGAAACCTGCAGAGGGGCTACACAGCCAAGGAGCTGAACGTCAGCTACATCAAC GAGAAGAAGTATCGTCTGCAGAACCAGGTAGACCGTATGAAGGAGAAGGTTCGCACCGTGGAGGAGAAGTCCAAGCACTTTGTCTAcaaggtggaggagaagagtgcCGACCTCATCCAGAAGTGGGAGGAAAAGTCACGGGAATTCATTGGCAACTTCCTGGAGCTGTTCGGCCCAGATGGAACATGG AAGCAGATGTTCCAGGAGCGAAGTGGCCGGATGATCCAGGCGCTGTCCCCAAGCGGTTCTCCACGTGGTTCCCCAAGCGGTTCCCCACATGGTTCCCCCAGCAGCAGCCCGCCCCGGGAGCTGTCCCCGCtccgctccccctctcccccgtcCCACTGGGCCCACTCTCACGCCCGGGCCTCCTCGCCCCCCTCCCctaaagcagcctctgcctccatTAGCAGCATGAGTGAGGGCGACGAGGACGAGAAGTGA
- the pcyt1ba gene encoding choline-phosphate cytidylyltransferase B isoform X1, with protein MEELEHTCPQPRTTLTEPAIFAKETSCECRAPHERLTTKQARHATPVDRPVRVYADGIFDLFHSGHARALMQAKNLFPNSYLIVGVCSDELTHKYKGFTVMTEDERYEALRHCRYVDEVVRDAPWSLSPEFLEKHKIDFVAHDDIPYSSAGSEDVYKHIKEAGMFVPTQRTEGISTSDLITRIVRDYDVYARRNLQRGYTAKELNVSYINEKKYRLQNQVDRMKEKVRTVEEKSKHFVYKVEEKSADLIQKWEEKSREFIGNFLELFGPDGTWKQMFQERSGRMIQALSPSGSPRGSPSGSPHGSPSSSPPRELSPLRSPSPPSHWAHSHARASSPPSPKAASASISSMSEGDEDEK; from the exons ATGGAGGAACTGGAACACACCTGCCCCCAGCCACGCACG aCTCTCACAGAGCCGGCTATATTCGCAAAGGAGACCAGCTGTGAGTGTCGTGCCCCTCACGAGAGACTGACCACCAAGCAGGCCAGGCATGCCACACCTG TGGACCGTCCGGTGCGGGTCTATGCAGATGGCATCTTTGACCTGTTCCACTCCGGTCACGCTCGTGCTCTGATGCAGGCCAAGAACCTCTTCCCTAACTCATACCTAATAGTAGGAG TGTGCAGTGATGAGCTCACTCATAAGTATAAGGGCTTCACGGTGATGACGGAGGACGAACGCTACGAGGCGCTGAGGCACTGCCGCTATGTGGACGAGGTGGTGCGAGACGCTCCGTGGAGCCTCAGCCCAGAGTTCCTGGAGAAACACAAG ATTGACTTTGTGGCTCATGATGACATCCCATACTCTTCAGCAGGAAGTGAGGATGTGTACAAGCACATCAAAGAGGCCG GTATGTTTGTGCCCACCCAGAGGACAGAAGGCATTTCCACCTCTGACCTGATCACGCGTATTGTGCGGGACTATGATGTCTATGCCAGGAGAAACCTGCAGAGGGGCTACACAGCCAAGGAGCTGAACGTCAGCTACATCAAC GAGAAGAAGTATCGTCTGCAGAACCAGGTAGACCGTATGAAGGAGAAGGTTCGCACCGTGGAGGAGAAGTCCAAGCACTTTGTCTAcaaggtggaggagaagagtgcCGACCTCATCCAGAAGTGGGAGGAAAAGTCACGGGAATTCATTGGCAACTTCCTGGAGCTGTTCGGCCCAGATGGAACATGG AAGCAGATGTTCCAGGAGCGAAGTGGCCGGATGATCCAGGCGCTGTCCCCAAGCGGTTCTCCACGTGGTTCCCCAAGCGGTTCCCCACATGGTTCCCCCAGCAGCAGCCCGCCCCGGGAGCTGTCCCCGCtccgctccccctctcccccgtcCCACTGGGCCCACTCTCACGCCCGGGCCTCCTCGCCCCCCTCCCctaaagcagcctctgcctccatTAGCAGCATGAGTGAGGGCGACGAGGACGAGAAGTGA
- the pcyt1ba gene encoding choline-phosphate cytidylyltransferase B isoform X3: MEELEHTCPQPRTTLTEPAIFAKETSCECRAPHERLTTKQARHATPVDRPVRVYADGIFDLFHSGHARALMQAKNLFPNSYLIVGVCSDELTHKYKGFTVMTEDERYEALRHCRYVDEVVRDAPWSLSPEFLEKHKIDFVAHDDIPYSSAGSEDVYKHIKEAGMFVPTQRTEGISTSDLITRIVRDYDVYARRNLQRGYTAKELNVSYINNMMSFSGEEVSSAEPGRPYEGEGSHRGGEVQALCLQGGGEECRPHPEVGGKVTGIHWQLPGAVRPRWNMEADVPGAKWPDDPGAVPKRFSTWFPKRFPTWFPQQQPAPGAVPAPLPLSPVPLGPLSRPGLLAPLP; the protein is encoded by the exons ATGGAGGAACTGGAACACACCTGCCCCCAGCCACGCACG aCTCTCACAGAGCCGGCTATATTCGCAAAGGAGACCAGCTGTGAGTGTCGTGCCCCTCACGAGAGACTGACCACCAAGCAGGCCAGGCATGCCACACCTG TGGACCGTCCGGTGCGGGTCTATGCAGATGGCATCTTTGACCTGTTCCACTCCGGTCACGCTCGTGCTCTGATGCAGGCCAAGAACCTCTTCCCTAACTCATACCTAATAGTAGGAG TGTGCAGTGATGAGCTCACTCATAAGTATAAGGGCTTCACGGTGATGACGGAGGACGAACGCTACGAGGCGCTGAGGCACTGCCGCTATGTGGACGAGGTGGTGCGAGACGCTCCGTGGAGCCTCAGCCCAGAGTTCCTGGAGAAACACAAG ATTGACTTTGTGGCTCATGATGACATCCCATACTCTTCAGCAGGAAGTGAGGATGTGTACAAGCACATCAAAGAGGCCG GTATGTTTGTGCCCACCCAGAGGACAGAAGGCATTTCCACCTCTGACCTGATCACGCGTATTGTGCGGGACTATGATGTCTATGCCAGGAGAAACCTGCAGAGGGGCTACACAGCCAAGGAGCTGAACGTCAGCTACATCAAC AACATGATGTCTTTTTCAGGAGAAGAAGTATCGTCTGCAGAACCAGGTAGACCGTATGAAGGAGAAGGTTCGCACCGTGGAGGAGAAGTCCAAGCACTTTGTCTAcaaggtggaggagaagagtgcCGACCTCATCCAGAAGTGGGAGGAAAAGTCACGGGAATTCATTGGCAACTTCCTGGAGCTGTTCGGCCCAGATGGAACATGG AAGCAGATGTTCCAGGAGCGAAGTGGCCGGATGATCCAGGCGCTGTCCCCAAGCGGTTCTCCACGTGGTTCCCCAAGCGGTTCCCCACATGGTTCCCCCAGCAGCAGCCCGCCCCGGGAGCTGTCCCCGCtccgctccccctctcccccgtcCCACTGGGCCCACTCTCACGCCCGGGCCTCCTCGCCCCCCTCCCctaa